Proteins from a genomic interval of Fusarium oxysporum Fo47 chromosome I, complete sequence:
- a CDS encoding Ppx/GppA phosphatase family-domain-containing protein, protein MTSHAPDIVTLDNLSQTITPWNPQGESQLYAIVDMGSNGIRFSITSLAPPFTRLLRPIYSTRAAISLFDALKNTPQGLVFLPETIAAVSKTLGRFHQLAARHGVPARHITILATEAMRRADNASEMLEAISSVTNGLKVSILEPAVETLFGAVMGSRSGLVGVEGGALFLDLGGGSVQMTWVDTSKPNYEVEAARAGVSLPFGAARLIRVLQEQPADVQVSEISKLQIGMQQAYANLCSKFPALNALKASHDKASRVNVFMCGGGFRGYGSMLMHQDPVSPYPIPYTNGYTAPGTLFSKVEHMRRVNEEHDSRIFGLSKRRRKQFPAIATVIDALLATVPNIGNVTFCGGSNRQGALMMKLPFEIRECNPLNILAGVTPDEKPVFDAVLNTLRSALPAEVDFSSLPNVLTPGLDSLFVRDIWTRQGHDSDNNSSFVLHHAITRDAEVPGLSHTGRALLALSASARWGGNLGPLDSQLQQSLSALLGSQHLDAPFWASYIGAVAGLIAMVVPIIPTTAEEVKNAISIKTHLKKAEDKKERIELTIRVASANIAGVSLEDLADRVEKTAKKNGGKKPRYKITAQVSLLP, encoded by the exons ATGACCTCACATGCTCCCGATATCGTCACTCTCGACAATCTGTCGCAGACTATTACACCCTGGAACCCTCAGGGGGAAAGTCAACTATATGCCATAGTTGATATGGGAAG TAATGGCATTCGATTCTCCATCACATCACTAGCGCCTCCATTTACACGCCTCCTTCGTCCCATCTACTCAACTCGCGCTGCCATCTCACTATTTGATGCACTCAAGAACACACCCCAAGGTCTAGTATTTCTTCCGGAAACCATTGCTGCCGTATCCAAGACACTGGGGCGTTTTCATCAACTTGCTGCGCGTCATGGAGTGCCAGCGAGGCACATCACCATCCTCGCTACTGAGGCCATGCGCCGGGCTGACAATGCTTCTGAAATGCTCGAGGCAATTTCATCCGTGACTAATGGCCTCAAAGTGAGCATACTTGAGCCCGCTGTCGAGACCCTCTTTGGCGCTGTCATGGGCTCTCGCAGTGGTCTCGTTGGCGTTGAAGGTGGCGCTCTGTTCCTAGACCTCGGGGGCGGGAGCGTGCAGATGACGTGGGTGGACACCAGCAAGCCAAACTACGAGGTAGAGGCTGCCAGAGCTGGAGTGAGTCTGCCCTTTGGAGCTGCGAGATTAATTCGCGTGCTGCAAGAGCAGCCAGCCGATGTTCAGGTTTCTGAGATATCAAAGCTTCAAATCGGCATGCAACAGGCATACGCCAACCTCTGCTCCAAGTTCCCTGCACTTAACGCTCTGAAGGCCTCTCATGACAAGGCTTCTCGCGTGAACGTCTTCATGTGTGGAGGTGGCTTTCGCGGTTATGGCAGCATGCTCATGCACCAAGATCCTGTGAGCCCGTACCCTATTCCCTATACGAACGGTTATACGGCTCCAGGCACACTCTTTTCCAAGGTTGAGCACATGCGTCGCGTCAACGAGGAACACGACAGTAGAATTTTCGGACTTTCAAAGCGTCGTCGTAAGCAATTCCCTGCAATCGCTACCGTCATTGATGCATTGCTCGCTACGGTACCCAATATCGGCAACGTGACATTCTGTGGCGGTTCGAATCGTCAAGGTGCACTTATGATGAAACTTCCGTTCGAAATCCGCGAGTGTAACCCCCTCAATATTCTTGCGGGAGTCACACCAGATGAGAAACCCGTATTTGATGCTGTGTTGAACACGTTGAGAAGTGCTCTTCCTGCAGAGGTCGacttctcatccttgccCAACGTTTTGACTCCTGGGCTGGACTCTCTTTTTGTGCGGGATATCTGGACTCGTCAAGGCCACGATTCGGATAACAACTCCTCGTTTGTACTGCATCATGCAATTACCCGAGATGCGGAGGTCCCTGGACTCTCACACACCGGAAGGGCCCTACTGGCGCTTTCAGCCTCAGCTCGATGGGGAGGCAATCTAGGGCCCTTGGACTCACAGCTCCAGCAGAGTCTATCGGCACTTCTTGGGAGCCAGCATCTTGACGCACCATTTTGGGCTTCGTATATTGGTGCTGTAGCCGGGCTTATAGCCATGGTTGTACCAATCATCCCGACGACTGCAGAGGAGGTGAAAAATGCTATCAG CATAAAAACACATCTCAAGAAGGCAGAGgataagaaagagagaaTTGAATTAACGATCAGAGTCGCCTCCGCCAACATAGCGGGTGTCAGTCTAGAAGATCTCGCCGACAGAGTTGAGAAAACCGCCAAAAAGAATGGAGGAAAGAAGCCAAGATACAAGATAACTGCCCAAGTGAGCCTATTGCCGTGA
- a CDS encoding uncharacterized protein (expressed protein), producing MRGFIPLLLALSASYTTVTALPQPRIVHRDATAKPKYSVVPLEPGDDDPASGDLGGGNGDGHGNGGSSNGSGGGSSDNDGDGVVTVIRTVTRKPVTKIVTQTEKPSIVTAPGKTVTKAVPTTVSVINMDDEPVTETVTVPHPSSKPKAPEKPTTTQEPGTTTDEREPIAQGTTDLSSAAAPGVTSQPQPIPQPEPEPESPTNVESPQTTETSPITCITDYPPPVETVAQPPPTIESPAPVSEPTTLLTQTSESAGAPEQTERPTPDAPVAPIPSQGTFAESHATQDQSWSTAAVPYEPPVAPTTLIKLTTTTTSITETSTLESSSASKTHDNGAWHTSYPAWNGTEHRKYQTSKFLTSHFTTIMDSSMGPFSTNGNDSSAKYIVDKAGSHDEAVIIGGAMIGSVFFVAIVGVACMFFKERSRKIKDQQAATKTVSASEYV from the exons ATGCGCGGGTTCATCCCccttcttctggctcttTCTGCTTCTTATACCACCGTCACTGCACTTCCCCAGCCTAGAATCGTGCACCGCGATGCTACAGCCAAACCCAAATACTCAGTCGTTCCTTTAGAACCTGGCGACGATGACCCCGCCTCAGGTGACCTTGGTGGAGGAAATGGAGATGGGCATGGGAATGGGGGCAGCAGTAATGGGAGCGGTGGCGGTAGTAGTGACAACGACGGAGATGGCGTCGTGACAGTTATCCGAACAGTGACACGAAAGCCAGTCACAAAAATTGTCACACAAACCGAAAAGCCCAGTATCGTCACTGCTCCCGGAAAGACTGTCACCAAGGCAGTCCCTACTACCGTCTCGGTTATCAACATGGACGATGAGCCAGTCACTGAGACGGTCACTGTCCCTCACCCCAGCTCAAAGCCCAAAGCACCGGAAAAGCCGACAACCACACAAGAGCCCGGTACTACTACCGACGAGCGAGAGCCGATTGCCCAAGGTACAACTGATCTAAGCTCGGCTGCCGCCCCAGGCGTGAcatctcaacctcagcccATACCCCAACCTGAGCCTGAGCCCGAATCACCTACCAACGTTGAGTCGCCTCAGACTACTGAAACATCGCCAATCACCTGCATCACTGACTATCCTCCACCCGTTGAGACAGTTGCTCAGCCTCCTCCCACTATCGAAAGCCCAGCCCCGGTTTCGGAACCAACTACCCTCCTTACCCAGACAAGCGAGAGTGCTGGAGCTCCAGAACAAACTGAACGTCCTACACCGGACGCTCCAGTGGCGCCTATTCCTTCACAGGGTACCTTTGCTGAAAGCCATGCGACTCAGGATCAGTCCTGGTCTACTGCCGCCGTACCTTATGAGCCCCCTGTAGCGCCAACGACTTTGATCAAATTGACTACCACTACCACTTCAATCACCGAAACTAGCACCCTTGAGTCAAGCTCTGCCTCAAAGACACACGATAATGGCGCATGGCACACCTCCTACCCAGCCTGGAATGGAACA GAACACCGCAAATATCAGACTTCAAAATTCTTGACTTCACACTTTACAACAATCATGGATTCTTCTATGGGTCCCTTCAGCACCAATGGCAACGATAGTTCCGCCAAGTACATTGTCGACAAGGCCGGCAGTCACGATGAGGCGGTCATCATCGGAGGAGCCATGATCGGCTCTGTTTTCTTCGTCGCCATCGTTGGAGTGGCTTGCATGTTCTTCAAGGAGCGGTCTCGAAAGATTAAGGACCAGCAGGCCGCGACCAAAACTGTCAGCGCCTCTGAGTATGTCTGA
- a CDS encoding uncharacterized protein (expressed protein), whose protein sequence is MRPTSIYQLPATLAVLLLFFSCLVLASSDSKDARNTLFQRDEEAGSGCSTEGQWHCMTNSFQRCAGGHWSIKMAMAEGTKCEPAGYTDDYNFRIEHDGQGNGDGRAEGQSSRGSNLGSRASASGITIVVISCLWITLGSLC, encoded by the coding sequence ATGCGTCCCACCTCAATTTATCAGCTACCAGCAACGTTAGCGGTACTTCTTCTATTCTTCTCATGCCTCGTTCTGGCCTCATCAGACTCAAAAGATGCCCGCAACACGTTATTTCAACGCGACGAGGAAGCAGGTTCAGGGTGCAGTACAGAGGGCCAATGGCACTGTATGACCAATTCATTTCAGAGATGCGCAGGTGGACACTGGTCGATCAAGATGGCTATGGCTGAAGGGACAAAATGTGAGCCAGCGGGATACACTGATGACTACAATTTTCGAATTGAGCATGATGGACAAGGGAATGGTGATGGGCGTGCTGAAGGACAGAGCAGTAGAGGATCTAACTTGGGATCAAGAGCTTCGGCAAGCGGGATTACTATCGTGGTTATTTCTTGTTTGTGGATTACTCTGGGAAGTCTCTGCTAG
- a CDS encoding Rhamnogalacturonase B, N-terminal-domain-containing protein has protein sequence MVSFKYLGALASAAPALAAFGVTTSGNNLVVDSGNSNGFSVTVSKSDCSINSIKYRGAEYQYKSQTSHIASGLGSSTVQSTVLNNKYIKITCTTKSGDFDLTHYYVVQNGQSVVYMATDTKSQPAIGELRYITRLDRSQLPNEIPFGEASNTSGGSAVEGSDVFNVNGETRSKFYSSQRFIDNDVWCFQSSAKDVHACMVTHASRSYEKSSGGPFFRDINSNNNGDFSALTFYMNSGHAKTEEFRQGFHGPYALSFSRSGVPKAQDIDMSFFKDLSIPNYTADSSRGRVSGTATGVQSGFQGVVHWFNKDFQYWAYTSSNGAFTSPFMVPGTYTQVLYQGELKVASKSVSVSAGSTASSSIAANSDITTGEHTSVFRIGDWDGQPKGFRNAANQLRMHPSDKRMASWGPLTYTVGSSSVGDFPMAIFKAVNNPVTIKFNLPSAISTEATLRIGTTLAFASGRPQVTIGSFKKAFDAPVKIDSRGVTRGAYRGFGEVYDAVIPAGTLKAGTNTITIEVISGSSGADFLSPNFIFDAVELFH, from the exons ATGGTCAGCTTCAAGTATCTCGGTGCTCTTGCGAGTGCTGCCCCGGCTCTGGCAGCCTTTGGCGTCACCACCAGTGGTAACAATCTCGTTGTTGACTCTGGCAACTCCAACGGTTTCTCCGTCACCGTCAGCAAGAGTGACTGCTCCATTAATTCGATCAAGTACCGCGGAGCTGAGTACCAGTATAAGTCTCAGACTTCTCACATTGCGTCTGGTCTGGGATCGTCCACTGTCCAGTCCACTGTTCTCAACA ACAAATATATTAAGATCACATGTACCACTAAGTCCGGAGACTTTGATCTAACTCACTACTATGTCGTCCAGAATGGCCAGAGCGTGGTCTACATGGCCACTGACACAAAGTCACAACCTGCTATTGGCGAGCTTCGCTACATTACTCGCCTCGATCGCTCTCAACTGCCCAACGAGATACCTTTTGGCGAGGCCTCCAATACCTCAGGCGGTTCTGCGGTTGAGGGCTCTGATGTCTTCAATGTCAACGGCGAGACTCGTTCCAAGTTCTACTCGTCCCAGCGCTTCATCGACAACGATGTCTGGTGCTTCCAGAGTAGCGCCAAGGATGTGCACGCATGCATGGTCACTCACGCCTCGCGCTCCTACGAGAAAAGCTCAGGCGGTCCCTTCTTCCGTGACATtaacagcaacaacaacggTGACTTCAGTGCCCTTACCTTCTATATGAACTCCGGTCATGCCAAGACTGAGGAGTTCCGCCAGGGCTTCCACGGCCCTTACGCTTTGTCCTTCTCACGATCTGGTGTTCCAAAGGCTCAGGATATTGACAtgtccttcttcaaggaTCTTTCTATTCCTAACTATACCGCCGACTCCTCCCGCGGCCGAGTGAGTGGCACCGCCACTGGTGTTCAGTCTGGCTTCCAGGGTGTTGTGCATTGGTTCAACAAAGACTTCCAGTACTGGGCTTACACCTCTTCCAACGGCGCTTTCACCTCTCCATTCATGGTACCGGGAACTTACACTCAAGTTCTCTACCAGGGTGAGCTCAAGGTTGCCTCTAAGAGCGTGAGCGTCTCTGCTGGCAGtactgcttcttcttctatcGCCGCCAACTCCGACATTACCACAGGAGAGCACACCTCTGTCTTTCGTATTGGCGATTGGGATGGCCAACCCAAGGGTTTCCGCAACGCTGCCAACCAGCTACGCATGCATCCTAGTGACAAGCGCATGGCCAGCTGGGGTCCTCTCACCTACACTGTAGGCTCCAGCTCTGTTGGTGACTTTCCCATGGCTATCTTCAAGGCTGTCAACAACCCAGTTACTATCAAGTTTAACCTCCCCTCTGCCATCTCTACTGAGGCCACTCTCCGTATCGGTACCACTCTTGCATTTGCAAGTGGTCGCCCTCAAGTCACCATCGGTAGCTTCAAGAAGGCCTTCGATGCTCCCGTCAAGATCGACTCTCGGGGTGTTACGCGGGGAGCTTACCGTGGATTCGGTGAGGTATACGATGCTGTTATTCCTGCAGGCACCCTCAAGGCTGGCACCAATACCATTACTATCGAGGTCATCTCTGGTAGCTCTGGTGCTGACTTCCTGAGCCCCAACTTCATCTTTGACGCCGTCGAGTTGTTTCACTAA